TAGAAATTACTTACTTAGGACAAGCCCAATCTGCACTGTAAAGAGGTCGATCACGTTGAGAAGACTCATCGTTCCGCGATTTAAAAGCCACACGGTGAGAAGGCTCATCATTCCTCGATTTAAAAGCCACACGTTGAGAAGGATCATCATTCCTCGATTTAAAAGCCACACGCTGAGAAGGCTCATCATTCCTCGACTTAAAAGCTCTCTCTTTCGAAGGCAAAGAAGATTCCTTTGAAGAAGGTTTTGGTAAAGCAGGGATTAAAGGCTTCTCACTAAACTCAACCAACTCTAAAAGAAGTCTTCTTGCAGACTCATGAACAAGTTCTTTACCAGGTGGAACTTCACCTCGAGAGATAACTATAGAATCAAGCGCATTGAACAATAGTAAACGCATAACATCAACAGTTCGAGCATCAGCTTCTGTATCCTTAAGTATCACATAAGCTCTATCACACGAGCTACGAAGATCACAAGAACCACAAACCTAggattcaaaaacaaaacatttcttatGAGTTAAAGATCTCTCTATTATCAAGGTTTAAACAATTCCATAGCTAATGCAACAACATACATCTCCTTCGTTTAACTTAACATGAGCTCGAATCCTTTTGGAAGAATTCACAGTTTTTCTGAAGAGATTAGGGCATCCACGCTCCACAAGAGCTTGTACATCTCCTGATGATAAGGATCTGCATCAAGAGGCACAAAATCATCAGTTTCAACACTGAAGATTGATGAATTTGAGAAAATTGTATACCTGAGAACGTCGTAACGATCACGAGCGAAGCTGAGACAAGCATCTTTAACGAGAATCATTTCCTGATAAACAGTATCATCTTCGGTGTCTTTGGTGAAATATCCTTTCGTCTTTAAGCGATCGACGAAAGTTATCCACTCTGGCCATGGATGAGGAGTGAGAGACGGCGAATCCGAATCCACGGTGGTTGCTACTGCGGCGGCGGCGTCACTGGAGAAGCATCGGAAGCGGAGAGATACAGATGGAAAACgattgaaagagagaggaaaggATGGTTTGTGAGGTCGGAATATGGAATTACCGACTAGGAATATTCTGGAAGATGACATTTTATTGAGATCTCTCCGGCAAGATTTCACCAGAGACGACTATAAGTGAGGTTTTAGTAAGGTTTTTGGCAGGCGAACGAGTGGATAAAGGAGAAGGCTTTTCAAGTTTTGACTATTTGCAATATGaccttttatttatataagcattttcttttttgtccctttagttttaaaattacaattttgcAACTCACTAGAAATTCTTTTATTAAGCTTGAATCAAGACTCAAGAGATGTGGACTAAGAAGCTCATCATCCAAGTTTAAGGGACAGAGGTGGCAAGGTTTGGCAATGTTGTAGCTATTAAGGGGTTGCAAAGTCACGATTCTGAAAAGCCTCAAAAGTCCGAGCCCAAAATCATGTCCCAAGAAACATGGTTCAGTAGTTGAAGAGAGAACAGTGGGAACCCGAAGGTGaaatgtcatcatcatctcaatAACTAGTAACCATTGTTCTGACTAATGCTGTTAATTAATGGTTGTATGcatagcttatgtctctcacaCTAGTAAACTAAACAAATGGTTGGTAGCTTAAGGTCTACCTAACAAATAACTTCAAATAGGAGAGTCGCTTCCATACTTCCACGTATGGTCGTGATGGGTATTTGATTCCCTTGGTGGTTGAAAATTTCTGTCAGTAGTTTCAGCATCTCTGTCACGGCTTTACATTCTATTTCATTGCTCTCTATCTAGAAAAGTGGATTCCTTCCTATATCAAAAGAAAGCCAAACTGTCTATTTCAGTCAAAAGCAAAGAGTTCTTCAAGTTGCTCGTCCGTCCATTGTGGCAACGAGATTGTTGACGCCATCGATTGAGATTTGTGGATTGTAGTTCGAGTTGTGACTTCATCAGGGTTCCCCATTACACTCTCTTGCTCATCAATCTGCGATTGAGAACTTCTTCTGATCTGTTTCGCGGGTCTAATGCAATCAGCTATATCAGTCTCAGTAGCTACATCTTCGTACAGTTGCTGCTCTGTTTGGCTGAttgaatcatgttttcccAAGAGAGTCTGCTCCATTCTAACTTCACAGTGATTCTTTGTCACACCCTTTTTAGGAGAGGATTTGCTTCCCTCTGCAGGATTAATATCTACCATTTCTATGTCATGCAGTGCTTCACTGCTTCCTTTAGCATTTTGTCTGAGATTGTTCATGATGCCTTGAGTAGTGCTTTGCTCAACACTAAACACATTGGGTTGCAGTCGCAAATATTCCTCGTTTTCTGTTAGACCAAGTCAAAGGTTCGAGTCTCTATCAAactgtgaaaaaaaaatcgaaagaaAATTTGATCACTTACCATTCACCGGAACAAGATTCTTGCCACTCATTTCAGAATCGTTCTGCTTTGGTAAACCATTCACAGAAACATGATTCTTGGCACTCATCTCAGAATCGTTCTGGTTTGGTAAAACAGGAGTATCCTTTGTGATAACCTGTTAATGGAAACTCTCTAGCCTtaagaaattttcatatattccAATGAATATAAGAAGGTGGAACTTGATATCCTAAGAAAAACTGCCAGAGAAATACTACCTTGGAGATGTTCTTCAGTGTTATGTTAAGATAGGTTGATGAACGTGAGGGTGCGCAGACTGCAACCTGAAAAACACTATATCTTAGTCCATGATTTACCAAAAGTGACTGAGAAACAAAGTGGTAATGTCAAAACCATGCGATTTGTTTTGTCTCCTTAATGAAAAACAGCAAACCTGCTTAAGTATCACCACTGCGCCAACTCGTATATCTCTACCAAACTCACTCTCGGAGATAACTTTTCTGTGCACACTGGCATCAATTGTTCCAGTGGGATCCTACCAGCAATACACAGATTTGAGACTCATGACAATTGGTGcgtgacaaaaacaaaaaagtggaAACCATTCACATTGTTAAGAGTTCTTGACTGTTCATTTTTTTACCTTAAGAGTCACCATGACATCACCTAGACCATTCGGAGTGCAAGTTTTGACAATTGCCACGACCTACAAATGACCAGCCACATTTCAAGTATGTCACTACATTTCACTTATTAGCTGCAAAGATAAGATGTGGAGCATTATGAGATCATCAGCACGTGGCTTGGCAAAAAAATCCAGCATTTGGCTTTCCACTACCCCAATTATTCTACAACATATACAAATAACTTGTGGCCAAATAGCAAAAAATTGGGTGAAGACATTCTTTCAGAATATTCCACCTTTCTCCTCACAAACACAAAGCGAAAGCCAATACCAGCAGACTATTATAGGGTGTAGATTTCCATTAATACTCTAACTGGATGGTCACTAGATATCTTGGTGTAATGGGAATGGACTAGAGGATACAGCTAAACTGAGTAGGTTAATCATACCTGATCAACTTTACCCCAACTGTCACATCTTCTCTTAATCTCGCTCACTGGTGTCCCTATAGCATTTCCACCATTGCTCAACAAACCtgccaaacaaaaattgaaaatggtAAACCACAACCCCTAGAGATTTGACAATGTAAAATTCTAAGAGAAAAGGTCTACCTTCACTTCGAATGTAATCAACAGTAGAGACCCAGGGGTCCTCAGAGAAATCCTTGTCTTCCCAATCAGGCTCTTCTGCTGCCTTACGTAAGAACTCTTGAGTTGGAATTGGTTCTCCATGCTCATTAAACGATTTAGGATCCTTATTCATCTTTCTACGGATTGCAACTTGAACAACTCCAGCAGGTCCTGGAATCAAGGAGCGAGAATAACTCTCCTCAAGAAACTTATCCGGCGAGGAGCAGCGCCGAAGAGTGGGACGGTGATTAGTGTTACTATTAAAACCCGCCTTTGGATTCTGTTGTTGCGCATGCGGTTGCAGAGACCTCGTCGGAGATTTGCGTTTACAAGGGCGGAGAAAAGACGGGAGTTCAGAATCGCCGAGATCAAGAGCTTCCCATTGGTCTACTTCAGCTTGGGAGTTCATATCTCTCATCACACGAATATGACGAAAAAAGATTCATCCGCACATACCCAGATTCTGTAGCAATTGCATTAGCGATAAGCCGATAAGTGAACTTCAATGTGTGAGACTAAAATTATGAATCTCACTACCATTACacttataatttcattttcatgaagGTACGAAATTACCAAGATTGAGAACTAACCGGCGGTGGGGGCAAATAgggacgacgacgacgacgacgacggcGGTGAAGCGAGGAGgcgatgagagagagagaggtctCGGTGACGTGAAAACGGTTTGATTCTTGGAAGAGATTCTTTACGAGTCATGGGAAGAGTATTTATGTCATTAGTTATTGGGCCTTTTTATTTGGTATGATATGGGCCGCCTCACTCTCTACTAGTTTACTTCTTTTCGttactaactttttttttttttcccgctAACTCTATTATTTTCAAACCAAACTAATGTTTCCCGCTAACTCTATTATTTTCACAGTTGACTAAAAGAACggccgaaaaaaaaaactttctctctCGCATCTTTCagagagaaaaagttttttcttccGATTAAAATCGGATTTTCTTCGATTTTCTTCGATTTTAATCtggttttttgttgtaaatgtTTTCCAGCCTAGTCTGGATCGCCTAAGTGCGAGTTCTCTTTAGCCAATTTGGctattatcttttgttttgtttgatccttttcttttgcagtAACTAAATCTCTTTCATGAAACAAACGCCGAGTGTGGGAAACAGAAGTTCCAGAGATCATCAACTGCTCAATCCCTTGCATGAAAGGATAAATCCTTCAACTCCTATTAAGGCCGTAATCGGCTTTGTGTGAAGGTCcctcttctttgtttgtggATCGTGATGTTTGGAAACTTGATGGCTGGTGAAGACGGATTCAGAAGAGCGTGTTTTGCGACTGGATCTAATCTCTTCCCTTTTCATCTTTTCTGGCGcttcaattttgttggtttatgGATCTAGTGTTCTACACATCGGGAGATTTCTGCAAAAGAAATTATGGTGGTGATTTAGAGAAAATAGCTGATAGGTGAACATCCATGTCAGAAAACAGAATTTGATCGGCGGTCAGCTATGGCGGTGATGGCGGTGAAGACTGGTCGGTGGCGAGTTTCTTCGCATCTTCCACCTCCAACTTGAGCAAAACATGTGGCCTTACACATGTTCATTTTAGGCCAACTGATTTactttataatttatgttgtTGGGCCTTTAGATATGTTTTGTGCTGTTGGATTCCTCTTTCACCATTGTAACTTCAGCCCTGTTTGGGTTTAAGAatgtcgacaaaaaaaaaatgtttcaaaaatcaaaaaccttttttccaaataataaaacaaatctcatacagattttgttttttagttgtaTTCTCTTTCTCATGAGTGGCTAACTTTTATTCATGAAAAAGTAGATTACAactaaaaattgtaatttagtAGGTTTAGACATTCTCAAACTTATATaactcaaaatattaaatttagtaGGAGTAAATATTAATTGTCAATCTTTCTCTGGTGAAACTACAGTAAGAAAACATcctaagaaaaacaaatttgagcAAGAGTTCTCAAAAGTGTTTTGTATGTttataaacaaacataaagtttaaaataggaatgattcatatttttcacAAACCATATTTGCTTAATATATAAGAATTAATTGATTAGGGGAAAATATTGTGGAGctaattaaaagaataaaatttgCATGGAAgctacaaaaatgaaaaatcagaacaaaactagctttttctataattactAGAatagattttcttattttccaGCTcctacaaatgaaaaaaaaaaaaaaacaaattttaatccTAAATTTAATATCCTGTCATCTCCCACCAATACCGGAATGTCATGACTTGCTTATTTGATTTTCGTTTCTCCCACTAACAAAGTCTCACCTCCCTTTCcggtaaaacaaaaataagatctcttgtttctttttggaatgaaaatgtaaacaaacaaaaaaaaaaaccaaaaaaaaaaacaaatttgacgAAGACAACGTAAAACGTTAGAGGAAGACAAATTATTTGCTATGGTGGGTCTCTTCTACaagattgtttgtttgcaaTGATATGTTTctgataaaagttttttttttgcaattatATGTTCACACCTTTTTTACCGAGAGAATTTTCATCATTTGGTTTCAACGTAGAATAATCTTGGATTGGTCGaatttaaatttaagtttatGCAGAATCATGTATGATCGTTtcatttctctatttttcttcactttttcctACTAGCTTGAGAAAAATTAATCTTGTTGCAGGGGAGAAGCATAAAGATCGGAGGATGAAACCTTCTTTAATGGATAGTCTACTAGGTCTCCTCCGTATTCGCATCAAACGCGGCGTCAACCTCGCAGTCCGTGATCTCAACAGTAGTGATCCTTACGTTGTCGTCAAAATGGCAAAACAGGTAAACCATCCTTAACCATACTTTGTTAAAATGGCCCTACTTCTTGAGATAGTATGTCGGGTTTCTTAATCCTCTCAATATCAAAGACACTATTTGATGATGTTAGATACTTTTTCAACTTTATGATGGAGAATATAATTTGTTACTTTTAGTGGATGGAACTATAGCAACGTAATAATAGTGACCTTTTAAACATCTTGGTCATTAAAGCGTTTCGGCTTCTTGTATGATCATTGTTAAATTTACTAATAAGACGCCAGTTTGAAAGATCACGAGTGTTGAAGACTTTAGATGtgcattaaacaaaatatacatatgGCTAGGTTGATTCGGTCAGTTTTCGTAAAGAATATACATGTTGAATTTGTGAATTTTAGGTATATTGAAGCGGCTCTCAGAATATTTTAGGAATGTAATAGTTTAGTAGTTAAGAATCTAGctatttgtaattaatttgGTTGTTCGAGTGTTTTGGAAGTACTTTAATTAAGGTATCTGAATATTATTTATACTTGCTAATTGATCTGAAGCCTCGAGGTCCGGTGGCTGGAGACCGTAATCTATCTTTACGCATCGTAGAATTTATCTAACAACAAATTCttagtattttatatatttcgaGAATCATTATTTAACGCAAAGATAGTAGTTATGATAAACGAATGAGAAAATTGAATGTGCAGAAATTGAAGACTCgagttatttacaaaaatgtaaatcctGAGTGGAATGAAGACTTGACTCTCTCAGTTTCAGACCCCAATCTTACCGTCCTCTTGGTAAGGAACTACCAATTCTACgatcatatttttcattttttattttcaaatcgCCA
This sequence is a window from Arabidopsis thaliana chromosome 1 sequence. Protein-coding genes within it:
- a CDS encoding zinc finger (Ran-binding) family protein (zinc finger (Ran-binding) family protein; FUNCTIONS IN: binding, zinc ion binding; LOCATED IN: intracellular, chloroplast; EXPRESSED IN: 22 plant structures; EXPRESSED DURING: 13 growth stages; CONTAINS InterPro DOMAIN/s: Zinc finger, RanBP2-type (InterPro:IPR001876); BEST Arabidopsis thaliana protein match is: Ran BP2/NZF zinc finger-like superfamily protein (TAIR:AT1G70650.2); Has 1648 Blast hits to 939 proteins in 174 species: Archae - 0; Bacteria - 8; Metazoa - 430; Fungi - 191; Plants - 717; Viruses - 0; Other Eukaryotes - 302 (source: NCBI BLink).) — encoded protein: MSSSRIFLVGNSIFRPHKPSFPLSFNRFPSVSLRFRCFSSDAAAAVATTVDSDSPSLTPHPWPEWITFVDRLKTKGYFTKDTEDDTVYQEMILVKDACLSFARDRYDVLRSLSSGDVQALVERGCPNLFRKTVNSSKRIRAHVKLNEGDVCGSCDLRSSCDRAYVILKDTEADARTVDVMRLLLFNALDSIVISRGEVPPGKELVHESARRLLLELVEFSEKPLIPALPKPSSKESSLPSKERAFKSRNDEPSQRVAFKSRNDDPSQRVAFKSRNDEPSHRVAFKSRNDESSQRDRPLYSADWACPKCDFVNFARNERCRECNEVADRRPVAAVVKEGDWLCPECSFLNFTRNQSCLKCKAKGPKKTSMVNIVEMKKGDWNCTGCGYMNFASNKQCRECREQRHKTLAEPGDWECPSCDFVNFRRNDACKKCECKRPSQANNDQEDHTWKRPALV
- a CDS encoding nuclear localized protein, with the translated sequence MRDMNSQAEVDQWEALDLGDSELPSFLRPCKRKSPTRSLQPHAQQQNPKAGFNSNTNHRPTLRRCSSPDKFLEESYSRSLIPGPAGVVQVAIRRKMNKDPKSFNEHGEPIPTQEFLRKAAEEPDWEDKDFSEDPWVSTVDYIRSEGLLSNGGNAIGTPVSEIKRRCDSWGKVDQVVAIVKTCTPNGLGDVMVTLKDPTGTIDASVHRKVISESEFGRDIRVGAVVILKQVAVCAPSRSSTYLNITLKNISKVITKDTPVLPNQNDSEMSAKNHVSVNGLPKQNDSEMSGKNLVPVNENEEYLRLQPNVFSVEQSTTQGIMNNLRQNAKGSSEALHDIEMVDINPAEGSKSSPKKGVTKNHCEVRMEQTLLGKHDSISQTEQQLYEDVATETDIADCIRPAKQIRRSSQSQIDEQESVMGNPDEVTTRTTIHKSQSMASTISLPQWTDEQLEELFAFD
- a CDS encoding nuclear localized protein (unknown protein; Has 91 Blast hits to 91 proteins in 40 species: Archae - 0; Bacteria - 0; Metazoa - 49; Fungi - 0; Plants - 28; Viruses - 0; Other Eukaryotes - 14 (source: NCBI BLink).); translation: MNSQAEVDQWEALDLGDSELPSFLRPCKRKSPTRSLQPHAQQQNPKAGFNSNTNHRPTLRRCSSPDKFLEESYSRSLIPGPAGVVQVAIRRKMNKDPKSFNEHGEPIPTQEFLRKAAEEPDWEDKDFSEDPWVSTVDYIRSEGLLSNGGNAIGTPVSEIKRRCDSWGKVDQVVAIVKTCTPNGLGDVMVTLKDPTGTIDASVHRKVISESEFGRDIRVGAVVILKQVAVCAPSRSSTYLNITLKNISKVITKDTPVLPNQNDSEMSAKNHVSVNGLPKQNDSEMSGKNLVPVNENEEYLRLQPNVFSVEQSTTQGIMNNLRQNAKGSSEALHDIEMVDINPAEGSKSSPKKGVTKNHCEVRMEQTLLGKHDSISQTEQQLYEDVATETDIADCIRPAKQIRRSSQSQIDEQESVMGNPDEVTTRTTIHKSQSMASTISLPQWTDEQLEELFAFD
- a CDS encoding Calcium-dependent lipid-binding (CaLB domain) family protein (Calcium-dependent lipid-binding (CaLB domain) family protein; FUNCTIONS IN: molecular_function unknown; INVOLVED IN: biological_process unknown; LOCATED IN: cellular_component unknown; CONTAINS InterPro DOMAIN/s: C2 membrane targeting protein (InterPro:IPR018029), C2 calcium/lipid-binding domain, CaLB (InterPro:IPR008973), C2 region (InterPro:IPR020477), C2 calcium-dependent membrane targeting (InterPro:IPR000008); BEST Arabidopsis thaliana protein match is: Calcium-dependent lipid-binding (CaLB domain) family protein (TAIR:AT3G17980.1).), with protein sequence MIVSFLYFSSLFPTSLRKINLVAGEKHKDRRMKPSLMDSLLGLLRIRIKRGVNLAVRDLNSSDPYVVVKMAKQKLKTRVIYKNVNPEWNEDLTLSVSDPNLTVLLTVYDYDTFTKDDKMGDAEFGIKPFVNALKMHLHDLPSGTIVTTVQPSRDNCLAEESRVIWSDGKLVQDIVLRLRHVECGEVEAQLQWIDLPGKGL